A region of the Streptococcus suis genome:
AAGTTTTATCTATGTATGAGAACGTATTTTTTGAAATGCTTGAGCGAATCATTCAATTAGAAAACGAAAAAGAATAGAATCACAAATCACAAGTGATTAATCACAAATCACTTGTGATTTGTGATTGTTGATGATAAAATAAGAGTAAGAAGAAATAGAAAGAAGTGAGTGGTTGTGGGAAATTTAGGCGCACAAAAAGCAAAACGAAATGATACACCAATCAGTGCAAAAAAAGATATTATGGGGGATAAGACGGTTCGTGTTCGTGCTGACTTGCACCATATTATAAAAATCGAAACAGCAAAGAATGGCGGAAACGTAAAAGAAGTTATGGATAAAGCCTTAGAAGAATATATTCGGAAATATTTACCTGACAAACTTTAAAAGGAGTGAAAATGAAATGGCAGTTACTTATGAAAAAACATTTGAAATAGAGATCATTAACGAATTATCGGCAAGCGTTTATAATCGAGTATTAAACTATGTTTTGAATCATGAATTAAATAAAAATGACTCTCAATTATTGGAAGTCAATTTATTAAACCAATTAAAGCTTGCAAAACGTGTAAATCTTTTTGATTATTCTTTAGAAGAATTACAAGCCGTTCATGAGTATTGGCGGTCAATGAATCGCTATTCAAAACAAGTTTTGAATAAAGAGAAAGTGGCTTAATATGGCAAATATAGTCAATTTTACTGACAAACAATTTGAAAATCGCTTAAATGATAATTTAGAAGAATTGGTTCAAGGAAAAAAAGCGGTTGAATCGCCAACCGCTTTTTTACTTGGTGGGCAACCAGG
Encoded here:
- a CDS encoding peptide-binding protein, which produces MVVGNLGAQKAKRNDTPISAKKDIMGDKTVRVRADLHHIIKIETAKNGGNVKEVMDKALEEYIRKYLPDKL
- a CDS encoding antitoxin produces the protein MAVTYEKTFEIEIINELSASVYNRVLNYVLNHELNKNDSQLLEVNLLNQLKLAKRVNLFDYSLEELQAVHEYWRSMNRYSKQVLNKEKVA